In Drosophila teissieri strain GT53w chromosome 2R, Prin_Dtei_1.1, whole genome shotgun sequence, the following proteins share a genomic window:
- the LOC122614173 gene encoding longitudinals lacking protein, isoforms N/O/W/X/Y-like isoform X1, which yields MTNQCLFLFPRLLADGYWTILETVPYSIANAAPNQTLTTATTLSNGGSSLLTGATVVVELPPDDLGNPVGNIQYTIPALTKNATTNTNTTSLLHKPQATTIQIVKQQHQQQHQQHPQQQHQPHQQQHQPHQQQHQSHQQQHRQHLTIQQPQTHARQEYIKIDTSRLEDKMLLRDVMQYGATSIAMAPQSATTTVVSTHESGLLLADADEAERELELEAMKVDQHEEEHLLDDEGYVIEKMHGDGEAVNQPQEKLYINGMSNIIHTATTMTLQQDDCKYACNVCGKTYKIKGSLKRHKNYECGVEPNLKCPHCPHKCKYRSDLRKHMNQKHADSGEAILGT from the coding sequence ATGACTAACCAGTGtctttttctctttccccGCCTTCTTGCAGATGGCTACTGGACTATTCTGGAGACGGTGCCCTATTCGATCGCGAATGCTGCACCTAATCAGACTCTCACCACGGCCACCACTCTGAGCAATGGTGGGTCAAGTCTGCTCACGGGAGCCACTGTGGTGGTGGAGCTGCCTCCCGACGATCTGGGTAATCCGGTGGGCAATATACAGTACACCATACCGGCGCTGACTAAGAATGCCACCACAAACACCAACACGACCAGTTTGCTGCACAAGCCGCAGGCTACAACCATACAGATTGTgaagcagcaacaccagcagcagcatcagcagcatccccagcagcaacatcagccacatcagcagcaacatcagccgcatcagcagcaacatcagtcgcatcagcagcaacatcgacagCACTTGACCATCCAGCAGCCGCAGACGCATGCACGCCAGGAGTACATCAAAATAGACACCTCCAGGCTGGAGGACAAGATGCTCCTGCGCGACGTGATGCAGTACGGGGCCACCAGCATTGCCATGGCACCGCAGAGTGCCACCACCACAGTGGTGTCCACACATGAGTCCGGCTTGCTGCTGGCCGATGCCGATGAGGCTGAGCGGGAGCTCGAATTGGAGGCCATGAAGGTCGACCAGCATGAGGAGGAGCATCTGCTCGACGACGAGGGCTATGTGATTGAAAAAATGCACGGTGATGGGGAGGCGGTTAATCAGCCGCAGGAAAAGCTGTACATAAACGGAATGTCCAATATCATCCACACAGCCACCACCATGACGTTGCAACAGGACGACTGCAAGTACGCGTGCAATGTGTGTGGCAAGACCTACAAGATCAAGGGATCCCTCAAGCGCCACAAGAACTACGAGTGTGGCGTGGAGCCGAATCTCAAATGTCCCCATTGCCCGCACAAGTGCAAGTACAGGTCGGACTTGCGCAAGCACATGAACCAGAAACATGCCGATTCCGGGGAGGCAATCCTTGGAACCTAG
- the LOC122614173 gene encoding longitudinals lacking protein, isoforms N/O/W/X/Y-like isoform X2 — translation MLTNGYWTILETVPYSIANAAPNQTLTTATTLSNGGSSLLTGATVVVELPPDDLGNPVGNIQYTIPALTKNATTNTNTTSLLHKPQATTIQIVKQQHQQQHQQHPQQQHQPHQQQHQPHQQQHQSHQQQHRQHLTIQQPQTHARQEYIKIDTSRLEDKMLLRDVMQYGATSIAMAPQSATTTVVSTHESGLLLADADEAERELELEAMKVDQHEEEHLLDDEGYVIEKMHGDGEAVNQPQEKLYINGMSNIIHTATTMTLQQDDCKYACNVCGKTYKIKGSLKRHKNYECGVEPNLKCPHCPHKCKYRSDLRKHMNQKHADSGEAILGT, via the exons ATGCTTACAA ATGGCTACTGGACTATTCTGGAGACGGTGCCCTATTCGATCGCGAATGCTGCACCTAATCAGACTCTCACCACGGCCACCACTCTGAGCAATGGTGGGTCAAGTCTGCTCACGGGAGCCACTGTGGTGGTGGAGCTGCCTCCCGACGATCTGGGTAATCCGGTGGGCAATATACAGTACACCATACCGGCGCTGACTAAGAATGCCACCACAAACACCAACACGACCAGTTTGCTGCACAAGCCGCAGGCTACAACCATACAGATTGTgaagcagcaacaccagcagcagcatcagcagcatccccagcagcaacatcagccacatcagcagcaacatcagccgcatcagcagcaacatcagtcgcatcagcagcaacatcgacagCACTTGACCATCCAGCAGCCGCAGACGCATGCACGCCAGGAGTACATCAAAATAGACACCTCCAGGCTGGAGGACAAGATGCTCCTGCGCGACGTGATGCAGTACGGGGCCACCAGCATTGCCATGGCACCGCAGAGTGCCACCACCACAGTGGTGTCCACACATGAGTCCGGCTTGCTGCTGGCCGATGCCGATGAGGCTGAGCGGGAGCTCGAATTGGAGGCCATGAAGGTCGACCAGCATGAGGAGGAGCATCTGCTCGACGACGAGGGCTATGTGATTGAAAAAATGCACGGTGATGGGGAGGCGGTTAATCAGCCGCAGGAAAAGCTGTACATAAACGGAATGTCCAATATCATCCACACAGCCACCACCATGACGTTGCAACAGGACGACTGCAAGTACGCGTGCAATGTGTGTGGCAAGACCTACAAGATCAAGGGATCCCTCAAGCGCCACAAGAACTACGAGTGTGGCGTGGAGCCGAATCTCAAATGTCCCCATTGCCCGCACAAGTGCAAGTACAGGTCGGACTTGCGCAAGCACATGAACCAGAAACATGCCGATTCCGGGGAGGCAATCCTTGGAACCTAG